One genomic segment of Streptococcus salivarius includes these proteins:
- the rbfA gene encoding 30S ribosome-binding factor RbfA encodes MGNSFRVDRVGMEIKREVNEILQKKVRDPRVQDVTITDVQMLGDLSAAKIFYTIHSTLASDNQKAQTGLEKATGTIKRELGKKLTMYKIPDLTFIKDESIEYGNKIDEMLRNLERKD; translated from the coding sequence ATGGGAAATTCATTTCGTGTAGACCGTGTTGGTATGGAAATCAAACGTGAGGTCAATGAAATTCTTCAAAAGAAAGTTCGTGACCCACGTGTGCAAGATGTCACTATCACAGATGTGCAAATGCTAGGCGATTTGTCAGCTGCTAAGATTTTTTACACTATTCATTCAACCTTGGCCTCAGATAACCAAAAAGCACAAACTGGTCTTGAAAAGGCTACTGGGACAATCAAGCGTGAACTTGGTAAAAAATTGACCATGTATAAGATTCCGGATTTGACCTTCATTAAGGATGAGTCTATCGAATACGGTAATAAAATTGATGAAATGCTTCGTAATTTGGAGCGTAAAGACTAA
- a CDS encoding TIGR00730 family Rossman fold protein — protein sequence MKITVYLGANMGDSPSFKKATIALGQWIAKNGHTLVYGGSKMGLMGVLGDTILENGGQAHGIMPQFLKDREIAYEGLTSMTIVETMAERKTAMLEQGDLFIALPGGLGTLEEISEAIAAARVGKLDKPCVFFNLNGYYDAMKMMLDTMVTHDFLEAETAAKFLFTDDFSEIEAFVQSYEPPQLRRYR from the coding sequence ATGAAAATAACGGTCTATTTGGGAGCTAATATGGGTGACAGTCCTAGCTTTAAGAAAGCAACAATTGCCTTGGGTCAGTGGATTGCTAAAAATGGGCATACTCTAGTCTATGGTGGCAGTAAGATGGGACTTATGGGAGTTCTTGGTGATACGATTTTGGAAAATGGTGGACAGGCTCATGGGATTATGCCACAATTCCTCAAAGATAGGGAGATAGCTTATGAGGGGTTAACCTCAATGACAATAGTAGAAACTATGGCAGAACGAAAGACTGCTATGCTAGAGCAAGGAGATCTCTTTATCGCACTTCCAGGAGGTCTAGGGACACTGGAAGAAATCTCTGAAGCTATTGCAGCTGCTCGAGTCGGTAAGTTGGACAAACCCTGTGTTTTCTTCAATCTCAATGGCTATTATGATGCTATGAAAATGATGTTAGATACCATGGTTACTCATGATTTTTTGGAGGCTGAAACAGCAGCAAAATTCCTCTTTACAGATGATTTTTCAGAAATTGAAGCTTTCGTCCAGTCTTATGAACCACCTCAATTGAGACGTTATCGGTAG
- a CDS encoding UDP-N-acetylmuramoyl-L-alanyl-D-glutamate--L-lysine ligase — MITIEQVLKVLKKDHNFRDIIDQDNYYYSWTGVTFDHLSYDSRDVTPSSLFFAKGAAFKPEFLENAVKAGLSFYVAEKDYQVGIPAIIVSDIKQAMSLVAQAFYQYPQDKLKLLAFTGTKGKTTAAYFAFNILKQSHKPAMLSTMNTTLDGKNFFKSTLTTPESLDLFRMMAEAVANGMTHLIMEVSSQAYLTKRVYGLTFDVGVFLNISPDHIGPIEHPTFEDYFYHKRLLLENSRVVIVNSGMDHFAFIAEEVADKEHDFYGKNSDNAVKHGSGFSFKASGKLAGDYDIQLIGDFNQDNAMAAGLACLRLGASLQDIKKGIAQTSVPGRMEVLTQTNGAKIFVDYAHNGDSLDKLLQVVTSHQDGHISLILGAPGNKGESRRKDFGHVLNTYPDVDVILTADDPNKEDPLAICQEIASHISREVRIIVDREEAIKTAMSETTDSKDAVVIAGKGADAFQIVNGKRDNYAGDIEVAKKYL; from the coding sequence ATGATTACTATTGAACAAGTTCTAAAGGTTCTTAAAAAGGACCATAATTTTAGAGATATTATCGACCAAGACAACTACTACTATTCATGGACTGGGGTGACTTTTGATCATCTTTCTTATGATAGTCGTGATGTCACACCATCGTCCCTCTTCTTTGCCAAAGGAGCTGCTTTCAAGCCTGAATTTTTAGAGAATGCTGTCAAAGCTGGCTTGAGTTTCTACGTGGCTGAGAAAGATTATCAAGTGGGAATACCTGCCATTATCGTATCAGATATTAAGCAGGCTATGAGCCTCGTTGCTCAGGCCTTCTACCAATACCCTCAAGACAAGCTTAAATTACTGGCTTTTACTGGGACAAAAGGGAAAACAACAGCAGCCTACTTTGCCTTCAATATTCTCAAGCAAAGTCATAAACCTGCTATGCTTTCAACCATGAACACGACATTAGACGGAAAAAACTTCTTCAAGTCTACCTTAACAACACCTGAGAGTTTGGACCTTTTCCGTATGATGGCTGAAGCTGTTGCTAATGGCATGACCCATCTGATTATGGAAGTCTCAAGTCAAGCCTATCTGACTAAGCGTGTCTATGGATTGACTTTTGATGTAGGTGTCTTTCTTAACATCAGCCCAGACCATATTGGGCCTATTGAACACCCAACCTTTGAAGACTACTTCTACCATAAGCGTCTCCTCTTGGAAAACAGTCGAGTTGTTATCGTCAATAGCGGTATGGATCACTTTGCTTTTATCGCTGAGGAAGTTGCGGATAAAGAGCATGACTTCTATGGTAAAAACTCCGACAATGCTGTTAAACATGGCTCAGGTTTTAGCTTTAAGGCAAGTGGGAAATTAGCCGGTGACTATGATATCCAACTCATCGGTGACTTTAACCAGGACAATGCCATGGCTGCTGGTCTGGCCTGCCTACGTCTCGGAGCTAGCCTTCAAGACATCAAGAAAGGAATCGCTCAAACTTCTGTTCCAGGGCGTATGGAGGTTCTAACCCAAACTAATGGGGCTAAGATATTTGTTGACTATGCTCACAATGGAGATAGCCTAGATAAGCTCTTACAAGTCGTAACTAGCCATCAAGATGGCCATATTAGCCTAATTCTAGGGGCTCCTGGAAATAAGGGTGAAAGTCGTCGTAAAGACTTTGGACATGTCCTCAATACCTACCCTGATGTTGATGTCATCCTAACAGCTGATGATCCTAACAAGGAAGATCCTCTTGCTATCTGTCAGGAAATTGCTAGCCACATCAGTCGCGAGGTTCGTATCATTGTCGATCGAGAGGAAGCAATCAAAACAGCAATGTCTGAGACTACAGACTCTAAAGACGCTGTGGTTATCGCTGGTAAAGGTGCTGATGCCTTCCAGATCGTAAATGGTAAACGTGATAACTATGCTGGCGATATTGAAGTCGCTAAGAAATATTTGTAA
- a CDS encoding polysaccharide biosynthesis protein, with the protein MTETKTDTQQQQMLRGTAWMTASNIISRLLGALYIIPWYAWMGKQGDQANALFGQGYNIYALFLLISTAGIPVAIAKQVSKYNTLGKMETSFFLLKRILYYMIGLGLIFGVFMYFASPWMSYLSGGDEDLVRVMRSLSWAVVIFPSMSVLRGFFQGFNNMKPYALSQIAEQIIRVIWMLLATFFIMKIGTGDYVTAVVQSTFAAFIGMLASYGVLFFYLWKEGKLKSLFGKQAVHPDINPTAIVIETFKEAVPFIITGSAIQLFQLIDQWTFIRTMEKFTSYSNSQLQVLYAYLSSNPSKITMILIAVALSIAGVGIPLLTENMVKKDLKGAAKLIINNLQLLLLFIVPAIVGSVILAKPLYTVFYGAPDSQAYLLFVASLIQVIFLALYSVLAPMLQAIFETRKAINYFAIGVLVKAILQLPLIIFLGALGPVISTAIGLGVPIALMYNHLHTVTHFSRKTVFRKALLICILTVLMAIPVAVFYWLFQFVLSPTSRMGSVIYLVIGGGLGIGVYGVLALVTRMADQLLGARAASLRAKLHIK; encoded by the coding sequence ATGACTGAAACTAAAACTGATACACAGCAGCAGCAGATGCTAAGAGGGACGGCATGGATGACAGCATCCAATATTATCAGTCGTCTATTAGGGGCACTTTACATTATTCCTTGGTATGCTTGGATGGGTAAACAAGGTGACCAAGCCAATGCCCTCTTTGGTCAAGGGTATAATATTTATGCTCTTTTCCTCTTGATTTCAACAGCAGGTATTCCAGTCGCGATTGCCAAACAGGTGTCTAAATACAACACACTTGGAAAGATGGAGACGAGTTTCTTCTTGCTCAAGCGTATCTTGTATTACATGATTGGTCTCGGACTGATTTTTGGTGTTTTCATGTACTTTGCTTCGCCGTGGATGTCTTACCTTTCTGGGGGAGACGAAGATCTGGTTCGCGTCATGCGTAGCCTTTCTTGGGCGGTTGTTATTTTCCCATCTATGTCTGTCTTACGAGGCTTTTTCCAAGGCTTTAACAACATGAAGCCTTATGCCTTAAGTCAGATTGCGGAACAGATTATCCGTGTTATTTGGATGCTGTTGGCGACCTTCTTCATCATGAAAATTGGGACAGGCGATTATGTGACAGCAGTTGTCCAATCGACTTTTGCCGCTTTTATCGGTATGTTGGCTAGTTATGGAGTGCTTTTCTTCTACCTTTGGAAGGAGGGGAAACTCAAGAGTCTTTTTGGCAAGCAGGCTGTTCATCCGGATATCAATCCAACTGCAATTGTTATTGAAACCTTTAAGGAAGCTGTCCCTTTTATTATCACTGGATCTGCTATTCAGCTTTTCCAACTGATTGATCAATGGACCTTTATCCGTACTATGGAGAAGTTTACAAGCTATAGTAACAGTCAACTTCAGGTTCTCTATGCTTACTTGTCTTCAAACCCAAGTAAGATTACCATGATTTTGATTGCCGTTGCTCTTTCTATTGCCGGGGTTGGGATTCCACTCTTGACGGAAAATATGGTTAAGAAAGATCTTAAGGGAGCGGCTAAACTGATTATCAATAACTTACAGTTGCTTTTGCTCTTTATTGTTCCTGCCATTGTAGGATCAGTGATTTTAGCTAAACCACTTTATACAGTCTTTTATGGTGCGCCAGATAGTCAGGCCTACTTGCTCTTTGTAGCCAGTCTGATTCAAGTTATTTTCTTGGCCTTGTATAGCGTTTTAGCACCAATGCTTCAGGCAATCTTTGAAACCCGTAAAGCTATCAACTATTTTGCGATTGGGGTTTTAGTTAAGGCAATCCTACAGTTACCATTGATTATTTTCCTAGGAGCCCTTGGCCCGGTTATTTCAACAGCCATCGGTTTAGGTGTTCCGATTGCTCTCATGTATAATCACCTCCACACTGTTACGCACTTTAGTCGTAAGACAGTGTTTAGAAAAGCCTTGCTCATCTGCATCCTTACAGTGCTCATGGCTATTCCAGTTGCGGTCTTCTATTGGTTGTTCCAGTTTGTACTGTCACCAACAAGCCGTATGGGTAGTGTGATTTACTTGGTCATTGGAGGAGGCCTTGGAATCGGTGTCTATGGCGTTCTTGCTCTTGTAACTCGTATGGCTGACCAATTGCTTGGTGCCCGAGCAGCTAGCCTACGTGCTAAATTACATATTAAATAA